Proteins encoded together in one Ictidomys tridecemlineatus isolate mIctTri1 chromosome 3, mIctTri1.hap1, whole genome shotgun sequence window:
- the LOC144375820 gene encoding LOW QUALITY PROTEIN: aldehyde dehydrogenase, dimeric NADP-preferring-like (The sequence of the model RefSeq protein was modified relative to this genomic sequence to represent the inferred CDS: substituted 2 bases at 2 genomic stop codons), translated as MNKFSKLVKRARAAFNSGLTRPLQFRIXQLEALRRMIQERQADITEALAADLHKNEWTAYGEEVGYVLEEIAYMIKNLHEWVKDAPVEKTPETQXDESYIHSEPLGVVLIIGTWNYPFNLVIQPMAGAIAAGNAVVLKPSELSENMANLLATILPQYIDKKLYPVINGGVPETTEVLKERFDHIFYTGSTGVGKIVMTAAAKRLTPVTLELEGKSPCYVDKDCNLDVACRRIAWGKFMNSGQTCVAPDYILCDPSIQHQIVEKLKKSLKEFYGEDAKKSRDYGRIINAWHFQRVMGLIEGQKVAHGGTGDMASRYIAPTILTDVDPQSQVMQEEIFGPVMPIVCVRSLEEAIQFINQREKPPALYVFSNNNNVIKKMISETSGGGVTANDVIVHITVHSLPFGGVGNSGMGAYHGRKSFETFSHRRSCLVRSLLNDDAHKARYPPSPAKMPWH; from the exons ATGAACAAGTTTAGCAAATTGGTCAAGAGGGCCAGGGCCGCCTTCAACTCAGGCCTGACCCGCCCGCTGCAGTTCCGGATCTAGCAGCTGGAGGCGCTGCGGCGCATGATCCAGGAGCGCCAGGCGGACATCACCGAGGCTTTGGCCGCTGATCTGCACAAG AATGAATGGACCGCCTACGGTGAGGAGGTGGGGTACGTTCTGGAGGAGATTGCGTATATGATCAAGAATCTCCATGAGTGGGTCAAGGATGCGCCTGTGGAGAAGACTCCTGAGACCCAGTAGGATGAGTCCTACATCCACTCAGAGCCCCTGGGAGTGGTCCTCATCATCGGCACCTGGAACTACCCCTTCAACCTTGTTATCCAGCCCATGGCGGGCGCCATTGCTGCAG GGaatgcagtggttctcaaacccTCAGAGCTGAGTGAGAACATGGCAAACCTGCTTGCCACCATCCTCCCTCAGTACATAGATAAG AAACTGTACCCAGTGATAAATGGGGGTGTCCCTGAGACCACAGAGGTGCTCAAGGAGAGATTTGACCACATCTTCTACACGGGCAGCACGGGCGTAGGGAAGATTGTTATGACGGCTGCTGCCAAGCGCCTGACTCCTGTCACACTGGAACTGGAAGGAAAGAGCCCCTGCTATGTGGACAAGGATTGCAATCTGGATGTGGCCTGCCG ACGCATCGCCTGGGGGAAATTCATGAACAGCGGCCAGACCTGTGTGGCCCCAGATTACATCCTTTGTGACCCCTCAATCCAGCACCAAATCGTGGAGAAACTAAAGAAGTCTCTGAAA GAGTTCTATGGGGAAGATGCCAAGAAGTCACGTGACTATGGAAGGATCATTAATGCCTGGCACTTCCAGAGGGTCATGGGGCTAATTGAGGGCCAGAAAGTGGCCCATGGAGGCACTGGAGACATGGCCTCCCGCTACATAG CCCCCACCATCCTCACGGATGTGGACCCCCAGTCCCAGGTGATGCAAGAGGAAATCTTTGGACCAGTGATGCCCATCGTGTGCGTGCGCAGCCTGGAGGAAGCCATCCAGTTCATCAACCAGCGAGAGAAGCCCCCGGCTCTCTATGTCTTCTCCAACAATAACAAT GTGATTAAGAAGATGATCTCAGAGACATCAGGTGGCGGGGTGACAGCCAACGACGTCATCGTACACATCACTGTGCACTCTCTGCCCTTCGGGGGCGTGG GGAACAGTGGTATGGGGGCCTACCACGGCAGGAAGAGCTTCGAGACCTTCTCCCACCGCCGTTCTTGCCTGGTGAGGTCTTTACTGAATGACGATGCCCACAAGGCCAGGTACCCACCAAGCCCAGCCAAG ATGCCCTGGCACTGA